A stretch of the Oenococcus sp. UCMA 16435 genome encodes the following:
- a CDS encoding aminotransferase class I/II-fold pyridoxal phosphate-dependent enzyme, whose protein sequence is MKFNTKLIHGGISEDSSTGAVSIPIYRSSTFHQNKVAGNAKWEYGRSGNPTRAALEKLIADLEEGKAGFAFASGSAAIHAVFSLFSSGDHIVVGDDIYGGTFRLIDQVLRRFGLEFTVVDTRDLSAVEKAIQKNTRAIYLETPTNPLLRITDIQEIAEISKHYQLHTIVDNTFATPYNQNPLALGADIVVHSATKYLAGHSDLVAGLAVTSDSEVAEKLAFLQNSIGSVLGPDDSWLLQRGIKTLAARMEIHHKNTQLIYNYFSRNDKVARIYYPGDPASQGYKIAKRQMRGFGGIISFELKKGLDPKKFVESLRIIDLAESLGGVESLIEIPALMTHASIPRDIRLKNGIKDELIRLSVGLEDGQDLLDDLKQSFSKI, encoded by the coding sequence ATGAAATTCAATACAAAACTTATTCATGGCGGCATTAGCGAAGATTCATCAACCGGGGCAGTTTCAATCCCTATCTATCGTTCTTCGACTTTTCATCAAAACAAGGTCGCCGGAAATGCAAAGTGGGAATACGGGCGGAGTGGAAATCCAACCCGCGCGGCCTTGGAAAAATTGATTGCCGATTTAGAAGAAGGGAAAGCTGGTTTTGCTTTTGCTTCCGGTTCGGCGGCGATTCATGCCGTCTTTTCGTTATTCTCTTCCGGCGATCACATTGTTGTTGGTGATGATATTTATGGCGGTACTTTCCGTTTGATAGACCAGGTGTTAAGACGTTTCGGTTTGGAGTTCACTGTTGTCGATACCCGAGATCTGTCCGCGGTTGAAAAGGCCATTCAAAAAAATACCCGGGCAATTTATTTGGAAACGCCGACCAATCCCTTATTAAGAATCACTGATATTCAAGAAATTGCTGAGATTTCAAAACACTACCAACTTCACACAATTGTCGATAACACCTTTGCGACCCCTTATAATCAAAATCCATTGGCTTTGGGAGCAGACATTGTTGTTCATAGCGCAACGAAATATTTGGCTGGGCACAGTGATCTTGTGGCCGGTCTGGCAGTGACCAGCGATTCTGAAGTTGCCGAAAAATTAGCTTTTCTTCAAAATTCGATTGGTAGTGTTTTAGGTCCAGATGATAGTTGGTTATTGCAGCGGGGAATTAAAACTTTAGCTGCCAGAATGGAAATTCATCATAAAAATACTCAGCTTATTTATAATTATTTTTCTCGCAATGACAAGGTCGCACGGATATATTATCCCGGAGATCCTGCTTCTCAAGGATATAAAATTGCAAAACGACAAATGCGTGGTTTTGGCGGCATCATATCCTTTGAACTAAAAAAAGGCTTGGACCCGAAGAAATTTGTTGAGAGCCTGCGAATCATTGATTTAGCGGAAAGCTTGGGCGGTGTCGAAAGTTTGATCGAAATTCCGGCCTTGATGACACATGCCTCGATTCCTCGAGATATTCGTTTGAAGAACGGTATTAAAGACGAGCTGATCCGTCTATCGGTTGGTTTGGAAGATGGTCAGGATTTACTGGACGACTTAAAACAGTCATTCAGCAAGATTTAG
- a CDS encoding DUF2207 domain-containing protein translates to MVIKLKRNRHIANKQELTRLQRKFEAQLSQVDKLEREKTIRASATALTIGFLGSVFLAASVMLFHDNTFLSFILGIPGLIGWILPYRVYTNIKTRRSQELSPQINELYDLLYDTCKQAHKLLTLQN, encoded by the coding sequence ATGGTTATTAAATTGAAGCGCAACAGACATATTGCAAATAAGCAGGAGTTGACTAGGCTTCAAAGAAAATTCGAGGCTCAGTTAAGTCAGGTTGATAAACTTGAGCGGGAAAAAACGATTCGAGCATCGGCAACAGCCTTAACGATTGGCTTTCTTGGTTCAGTCTTTTTAGCTGCTTCTGTAATGCTTTTCCACGATAATACTTTTTTATCTTTTATTTTAGGGATACCGGGATTAATCGGCTGGATTCTCCCTTACCGGGTTTACACAAATATCAAGACTCGTCGTTCGCAAGAACTATCTCCACAAATTAATGAATTATACGACTTGCTTTACGATACCTGCAAGCAGGCGCACAAGCTTCTAACCTTACAAAATTAA
- a CDS encoding alpha/beta hydrolase, whose translation MNKNYVKTSRGVFTCFSSEEIKQNKPTLVFFAAMGINSAYLDFYNLFTFLDESKYNLISVDMLGSGFSSDPVYHQRTLENYSKEVSELLAKVGGSKLFIVSHSFSAVYLLNILHQKQKDFQVSGLIGIDPTAPKIMLHDTDQLNSGLNEAKQSQSSGQGMDADINPWLPGSLVKQAKKIYQKKSGNLFEIDELKEAIKTLKKTQGMKIGTELPTLSIISALNYPDYTKWGNPYFNENNASIQLVLNGHHFLQWLHPQLIASFISLFVDNLI comes from the coding sequence ATGAATAAAAATTATGTCAAAACTTCTCGCGGCGTCTTTACTTGTTTTTCCAGTGAAGAAATTAAACAAAATAAACCAACGCTTGTTTTCTTCGCCGCCATGGGCATTAATAGTGCTTATTTAGACTTTTACAATTTATTTACTTTCTTAGATGAAAGTAAATATAATCTGATCAGTGTCGATATGCTCGGGTCTGGTTTTAGTAGTGATCCTGTCTACCATCAGCGTACATTGGAGAATTATTCAAAGGAAGTTTCGGAACTACTAGCTAAAGTAGGCGGTTCTAAACTATTTATCGTATCGCATAGCTTTAGCGCAGTTTACCTGCTCAATATTCTTCATCAAAAACAAAAAGACTTTCAAGTATCGGGCTTGATTGGAATTGATCCAACTGCTCCAAAAATAATGTTGCACGACACAGATCAACTGAACAGTGGTCTCAACGAGGCCAAACAAAGCCAAAGTTCCGGCCAAGGAATGGACGCAGATATTAATCCATGGCTCCCCGGTTCCTTAGTTAAGCAGGCTAAAAAGATCTATCAAAAAAAATCAGGTAATCTCTTTGAAATCGATGAATTAAAAGAAGCCATTAAAACACTGAAAAAAACTCAGGGCATGAAAATTGGAACTGAGTTACCAACATTGTCAATTATATCAGCTCTCAATTATCCCGATTATACTAAATGGGGTAATCCATATTTCAATGAAAACAATGCTTCAATTCAGCTTGTTTTAAATGGTCACCATTTCTTGCAGTGGCTCCATCCACAATTAATTGCCAGTTTTATCAGCCTTTTTGTCGATAATTTAATTTGA
- a CDS encoding cysteine synthase family protein, which yields MLINNLYQLIGKTPLLRLNIDVPNRSRIYAKLEMFNPGGSIKDRLGIALIAYGRKIGAVKEGTTIIEPTAGNTGIGLALAAQQYHLPVKLIVPEKFSFEKQTLMRALGAEVVNTPAEDGIKGAIAKAQSLAKTIKNSYVPLQFQNPANPDIYYRTLGPEILQDLSGQKIDAFVAGSGSGGTFVGTTKFLQEHYPKMQAVTVEPEGSILNGGPEHPHRIEGIGVEFVPPFFDQIHVDQVKTISDDQAFEYVKWLAAHVGLFAGSSSGAALAASLQLAKELPSDSTIVTVFPDSSERYLSKGIYDKKMR from the coding sequence ATGTTAATTAATAATCTTTACCAACTAATCGGCAAGACCCCACTACTGCGCCTGAATATCGACGTTCCAAACCGTAGTCGAATTTATGCCAAATTGGAAATGTTCAATCCCGGCGGTAGTATCAAGGACCGATTGGGAATTGCTTTGATCGCTTATGGGCGGAAGATCGGCGCCGTCAAAGAGGGCACAACAATTATCGAACCGACCGCCGGAAACACCGGGATCGGTCTTGCTTTGGCAGCCCAACAATATCACTTGCCGGTCAAATTGATTGTGCCAGAAAAATTCAGCTTTGAAAAGCAAACCTTGATGCGGGCCTTAGGGGCTGAAGTGGTCAATACACCGGCTGAGGATGGGATCAAAGGGGCGATTGCCAAAGCCCAATCCTTGGCGAAGACAATCAAAAATTCTTATGTTCCATTACAGTTTCAAAATCCAGCCAACCCCGATATCTACTATCGAACTCTGGGTCCGGAAATTTTGCAGGATTTGTCCGGGCAGAAAATCGATGCTTTTGTCGCCGGTTCCGGAAGCGGTGGTACCTTTGTCGGCACAACAAAATTCCTGCAGGAACATTATCCGAAAATGCAGGCCGTTACTGTCGAACCGGAAGGTTCAATTCTAAACGGGGGACCAGAACATCCCCACCGAATCGAGGGAATTGGCGTTGAATTTGTTCCGCCTTTCTTCGATCAGATTCATGTGGATCAGGTTAAAACAATCAGTGACGATCAGGCTTTTGAATATGTTAAATGGTTGGCTGCGCACGTCGGCCTGTTCGCCGGCAGTTCAAGTGGCGCTGCTTTAGCAGCAAGTTTACAGCTGGCAAAGGAGTTGCCGTCCGATTCAACGATTGTGACTGTTTTTCCGGATTCAAGCGAACGTTATTTAAGTAAAGGTATCTACGACAAAAAAATGAGGTGA
- a CDS encoding ABC transporter ATP-binding protein: protein MLIELKNICKSYDNKIIFDGFSNKFESGSFTAIKGPSGIGKTTLLDIIGLLIKPDDGEYFIDGVPMIGMKAKKLRIYYRKVFGFVFQDYGLMLDETVLENLKLSTKFLPFSNKRKKIESIKALIKVGLNQDYYQMPVYELSGGQQQRVALARLLLKKTSIILADEPTGSLDRKNGEQVMDILSSFAKKGCIVITVTHSNQYDRYFDRIIQI, encoded by the coding sequence ATGCTAATAGAACTTAAAAATATTTGTAAATCTTATGATAATAAAATTATTTTCGATGGATTTTCCAACAAATTTGAAAGCGGAAGTTTTACCGCGATTAAAGGTCCGAGCGGCATAGGCAAGACAACTTTGCTTGATATTATCGGCCTTTTAATCAAACCGGATGACGGGGAGTATTTCATTGACGGCGTGCCGATGATCGGGATGAAAGCAAAGAAATTAAGAATCTATTACCGCAAAGTTTTCGGATTTGTTTTTCAGGATTATGGTTTGATGCTGGACGAGACAGTTCTTGAAAACTTGAAATTATCGACAAAATTTCTCCCTTTTTCCAACAAAAGAAAAAAGATCGAATCAATTAAGGCACTGATTAAGGTTGGTTTGAATCAAGACTATTATCAGATGCCTGTTTATGAACTCAGCGGTGGTCAGCAACAGCGGGTTGCTTTAGCGAGGCTGCTGCTGAAAAAGACGAGCATAATTTTGGCTGACGAACCAACCGGATCGTTGGACAGAAAAAATGGCGAACAGGTAATGGATATTTTAAGCTCCTTTGCTAAAAAAGGCTGTATTGTCATCACGGTCACTCACTCCAATCAATATGACCGGTATTTTGATCGTATTATTCAAATTTAA
- a CDS encoding alpha/beta hydrolase: MAISQSKFSYGKSQSQFGIFRMPKNAANCPVVVTIHGGFWRAEYGLEEMTPLDEDLVRRGYATWNIEYRRVGEKGGGWPGTFNDIIDAVNYLVFLKEDFPIDLSRVVIAGHSAGGHLALWLASRIVKNKADELGNVLRTPIKVVVSLAGVANLEEMWKIGAKLGTNGTISSFIGGTPKEVPERYHLASPYDLLPLNVKQILAHGEIDREVPIELTIDYYQKALELGDDVSLISYPEADHLNLIDPFSSIWISTANSLKNIINS, from the coding sequence ATGGCAATTTCTCAAAGTAAATTCTCATATGGTAAAAGTCAATCGCAGTTTGGGATTTTTCGGATGCCGAAGAACGCTGCAAATTGTCCAGTAGTCGTTACTATTCATGGAGGTTTTTGGAGAGCCGAATATGGTCTTGAAGAAATGACGCCGCTTGATGAAGATTTAGTTCGACGTGGTTACGCTACTTGGAATATCGAGTATCGTCGTGTTGGAGAAAAGGGAGGGGGCTGGCCTGGAACATTCAACGATATCATTGATGCGGTTAATTATTTGGTTTTTCTTAAAGAAGATTTTCCGATCGATTTATCCCGTGTGGTTATCGCGGGACATTCGGCAGGAGGGCATTTAGCTCTTTGGCTGGCATCTCGAATTGTTAAAAATAAAGCAGACGAATTGGGAAATGTTTTACGTACTCCAATAAAGGTCGTGGTAAGTCTGGCGGGAGTCGCAAACCTAGAAGAAATGTGGAAAATAGGAGCAAAGCTTGGGACAAACGGTACTATTTCTTCTTTTATTGGCGGAACTCCAAAGGAAGTACCTGAGCGATATCATTTAGCTTCACCTTACGATTTATTGCCTTTGAATGTTAAACAGATTTTAGCTCATGGCGAGATTGATCGTGAAGTTCCAATCGAATTAACTATTGATTACTACCAAAAAGCATTGGAATTGGGAGACGATGTTAGTTTGATATCATATCCAGAAGCAGACCATCTTAATTTGATCGATCCTTTTTCCTCAATTTGGATTTCAACCGCTAATTCATTAAAAAATATAATTAATTCATAA
- a CDS encoding ABC transporter ATP-binding protein, whose product MESFVDLQHVKKSYASRAIIKDLSFQVFEKEFISIIGPSGCGKSTLLNMIGLLETVDGGSIILQQKKLPKINSRKATLIRRNTINYLFQSFALINDISVKSNLMLSMRFSTLSTKEKVERIEDVLTKIDLAELAETTVNSLSGGEQQRVALARAILKPGQLILADEPTGALDNRHANDAFNLIKKLRDDYNKTVIMVTHNLDLAKKSDRVIELG is encoded by the coding sequence ATGGAAAGTTTCGTTGATTTACAACATGTCAAAAAAAGCTACGCTTCGAGAGCGATCATTAAAGATCTGTCTTTTCAGGTTTTTGAAAAAGAATTCATCTCAATCATCGGTCCTTCCGGATGCGGAAAATCGACCCTTTTGAATATGATCGGTCTATTAGAAACAGTCGACGGCGGCTCGATTATCCTTCAACAAAAAAAGCTGCCAAAAATTAACAGCCGGAAAGCAACTTTAATCCGTCGCAATACAATCAACTATCTCTTTCAAAGTTTTGCTTTGATTAACGATATTTCAGTAAAATCCAACCTGATGCTTTCAATGCGCTTTAGCACTTTATCTACTAAAGAGAAAGTTGAGCGGATCGAAGACGTTTTAACTAAAATCGATTTGGCCGAACTGGCTGAAACGACCGTTAACAGCCTTTCGGGAGGCGAACAGCAGCGGGTAGCTTTAGCCAGGGCCATCTTAAAACCCGGCCAATTGATTTTAGCCGATGAACCAACCGGAGCCTTGGATAATCGACATGCCAATGATGCCTTTAATTTGATTAAGAAACTTAGAGACGATTACAACAAGACAGTTATTATGGTGACCCACAACTTGGATCTGGCCAAAAAAAGCGACCGGGTCATCGAACTTGGGTAA
- a CDS encoding ABC transporter ATP-binding protein, which produces MIKINHLNKAFGRKVVFHNLNLEIKAGELLAVIGPSGSGKSTLLNILGLIDNFDSGNYQFFGKKNIKANSVVASKMIRNKINYLFQNFALIETDTIAENLLIALKYYKGNKQKKMALITESLDKVGLKGYEKNKIFELSGGEQQRIAIARALIKSGEIVLADEPTGSLDHNNRDEVLKLLIEMNKQGKTVVVVTHDPEVAKQCSRIVQIN; this is translated from the coding sequence ATAATTAAGATTAATCATTTAAATAAAGCTTTTGGCAGAAAGGTCGTTTTTCATAACTTGAATTTGGAGATTAAGGCCGGAGAACTATTAGCTGTTATTGGCCCCAGTGGCTCGGGTAAATCGACTTTGTTAAACATTCTCGGTTTGATTGATAATTTTGATAGCGGCAACTATCAATTCTTTGGTAAAAAAAATATTAAAGCCAACAGTGTTGTCGCTTCTAAAATGATCCGGAACAAGATTAACTATTTGTTTCAAAATTTTGCTTTGATTGAAACTGACACGATTGCAGAAAATCTATTGATTGCACTTAAATACTATAAAGGTAATAAGCAAAAGAAAATGGCTTTGATTACAGAATCTTTGGATAAAGTCGGTTTAAAGGGCTACGAAAAAAACAAAATTTTTGAACTATCCGGCGGTGAACAACAACGAATTGCTATTGCCAGGGCTTTAATCAAATCAGGTGAAATCGTCCTGGCCGATGAACCAACCGGTTCTTTGGATCATAACAATCGCGATGAAGTCTTAAAACTTCTAATTGAGATGAACAAACAGGGCAAGACTGTTGTCGTCGTGACCCACGATCCCGAAGTTGCAAAACAATGCTCGAGAATTGTTCAAATCAATTAA
- a CDS encoding sodium/proton-translocating pyrophosphatase produces MKNVLTKLTSRSLIHFMVAIQALTILMMTIFFLGNRYSADWQNYSFDRNSNKIYLSNLSESKQDKIKKYILDNAVRDHVFLIKSQTTLSNDGSASEKIIGFYGDPNKKDLSMSYLGTKVIDQKSIRKLLNSNNPNATLGIEQGSINSVGSIPSFNNADKIVVKKLESLIDKSDGVQGTYQIVGSHKQRKKFITGLVKASGKTYDELLAEKFGSFEYDSLYFTVAAVVLALTSFLIFVSLSSLIVKSIDKLGKTMLLGWSKLDFFKALLIPFFNASILMIPLLALVGFWISGWPSFSIPLISYLFLAGVCNTLLLFIIFLFASLTIFIIKPLDAIHERIPKKFLYFLSGTFYLIFSVLLVYGGWSFDGPLNELSYNARLSLHWQSVSKMQVLNDVSVGQDSQSFTGQSNQLDQSFYDWYKSIANKKRCLSNQ; encoded by the coding sequence ATGAAAAATGTTTTAACAAAATTAACCAGTAGGTCTTTGATACATTTTATGGTCGCTATCCAGGCTCTCACGATACTGATGATGACGATCTTTTTTTTAGGCAATCGTTATTCAGCAGATTGGCAAAATTACTCTTTTGATCGTAATTCTAATAAAATTTACCTATCGAATCTAAGCGAAAGCAAGCAAGATAAAATTAAAAAATATATTTTAGATAATGCGGTTAGGGATCATGTCTTTTTAATTAAATCACAAACTACTTTATCTAATGATGGTTCAGCCTCTGAAAAAATAATTGGTTTTTATGGTGATCCAAATAAAAAAGATTTATCGATGAGTTATTTAGGAACCAAAGTAATTGATCAAAAATCAATTCGTAAGTTACTCAACAGCAATAATCCTAATGCTACGTTGGGTATTGAGCAGGGTTCGATTAATTCTGTCGGCAGTATTCCCTCCTTCAATAATGCTGATAAAATTGTTGTTAAAAAATTAGAATCATTGATCGATAAAAGTGATGGAGTACAGGGTACTTATCAGATTGTCGGCAGCCACAAACAAAGAAAAAAATTTATAACAGGCCTTGTCAAAGCCAGTGGAAAAACATACGACGAACTTCTAGCGGAAAAATTTGGTTCTTTCGAATATGATAGCTTGTATTTTACCGTTGCTGCAGTCGTTCTAGCTTTAACGAGTTTTCTTATCTTTGTATCCCTGTCTTCTCTGATAGTTAAATCAATTGATAAATTAGGGAAAACAATGTTATTGGGTTGGTCGAAACTTGATTTCTTTAAAGCATTGTTAATACCTTTTTTTAACGCCTCGATTTTAATGATTCCTTTGTTGGCTTTGGTTGGTTTTTGGATTTCAGGGTGGCCAAGTTTTTCAATCCCTTTAATTAGCTATCTATTTTTGGCAGGTGTATGCAATACATTATTATTATTTATAATCTTTCTTTTTGCCAGTTTAACGATATTTATCATCAAACCACTTGATGCTATTCACGAAAGGATTCCAAAAAAATTTCTTTACTTTTTATCCGGCACATTTTATTTAATTTTCAGCGTCTTGCTTGTTTATGGAGGCTGGTCGTTCGATGGTCCGCTTAACGAGCTCTCATATAACGCTCGTCTCTCACTTCACTGGCAAAGCGTTTCTAAAATGCAGGTTTTAAATGATGTTTCTGTCGGTCAGGACAGTCAGTCTTTTACTGGCCAGTCAAATCAACTGGACCAGAGCTTTTATGACTGGTATAAATCAATTGCCAATAAAAAAAGGTGTTTATCTAATCAATAG
- a CDS encoding HAMP domain-containing histidine kinase, whose product MRNYILTLLLFSIIGGLPGILYTSNAQNWRDVLSSGYTGWYLLYWVIFSAIFSAFAAFRRYSDFDKPIKQLSQAANQVANGDFSVYLPVIHDAEHYDYLDILFEDFNLMVSELGSTETLKSNFISNVSHEFKAPLAVIQGYANSLDDDSLSVKERQKYLRAIVEATNNLASLVTNILRLNKLENQNMPAKLSYFDLSRQLADCALQLEPNWENKEIDFQADLLDNCPILADENMLAIVWNNLLNNAIKFTHEKGKVSLIQKKQDQGVLISVVDSGIGMKSSVIDHIFEQFYQGETSHSNSGNGLGLAMAKKIVSLSNGTISVQSKVDLGTTFSVWLPINQKNDSD is encoded by the coding sequence TTGCGTAATTATATTCTCACATTATTATTATTCAGTATTATTGGCGGCCTTCCTGGTATTTTGTATACTTCTAATGCTCAAAATTGGCGAGATGTTTTGAGTAGCGGTTATACCGGATGGTATCTGCTTTATTGGGTTATCTTTTCTGCTATTTTCTCGGCTTTTGCTGCTTTTCGAAGATATAGTGACTTCGATAAACCAATCAAACAGTTGAGCCAGGCTGCTAACCAAGTCGCAAATGGCGATTTTTCAGTTTACTTGCCAGTGATTCATGATGCCGAGCATTATGACTATTTAGATATCTTATTCGAAGATTTTAACCTGATGGTCTCTGAACTGGGATCGACCGAAACATTGAAAAGTAATTTTATCAGCAATGTTTCCCATGAGTTTAAAGCTCCTTTAGCGGTTATTCAAGGCTATGCCAATAGCCTTGATGATGATTCCTTATCCGTAAAGGAACGGCAAAAATATTTAAGAGCTATTGTTGAGGCAACCAATAATCTGGCGTCTTTGGTAACTAATATTCTTCGTTTAAATAAATTAGAGAATCAAAATATGCCTGCCAAACTTTCCTATTTTGATTTAAGCCGGCAATTAGCTGATTGTGCTTTGCAATTGGAGCCTAATTGGGAGAACAAGGAAATTGATTTTCAAGCCGACCTGTTGGATAATTGTCCGATTTTGGCTGATGAAAATATGCTGGCAATTGTCTGGAATAATTTACTAAATAATGCAATTAAGTTTACACATGAGAAGGGTAAAGTTTCTCTTATACAAAAAAAACAGGATCAGGGAGTCCTTATTTCGGTTGTTGATTCGGGCATCGGTATGAAAAGCTCGGTTATTGATCATATTTTCGAGCAGTTTTATCAGGGAGAAACATCACATTCTAATAGCGGCAACGGTTTGGGATTGGCAATGGCCAAAAAGATAGTTTCGCTTTCAAATGGAACGATCAGTGTACAAAGCAAAGTTGATTTAGGAACGACATTTTCCGTTTGGCTGCCTATCAATCAAAAAAATGATTCGGACTGA
- a CDS encoding alpha/beta hydrolase, whose product MEKKLMTSDGTKIAYDINGKGKTMLMIHGVTDCKESYDSDLSYLTEKYQVYRYDLRGHGNSDHSKKQFDLEDHINDGIELIKQLKLEDFVLYGGSLGSYIAQGIAVRIPERINKLILNVSAAKNPASALAETAKKDNIPEKTSERREYWIKHLTHDPKNIASIEKSGFQKNTLDAEDEYRALKSITAFDFRDQLNKIDCPTLITSGIYDPVNPPAKGEILHKLIKNNQFSKFPSGHLLRLECAAQYKETVLDFLRK is encoded by the coding sequence ATGGAAAAGAAATTAATGACATCCGACGGAACTAAAATAGCTTATGATATCAACGGAAAAGGCAAAACAATGCTGATGATTCACGGTGTTACCGATTGCAAAGAAAGTTACGACAGCGATCTATCCTACTTAACAGAAAAATATCAGGTATATCGTTACGATCTGAGAGGACATGGAAATTCCGATCATTCAAAAAAACAATTTGATTTAGAAGATCATATTAACGATGGCATCGAATTGATAAAACAATTAAAATTGGAGGATTTTGTTCTCTATGGTGGCTCATTAGGGAGTTATATAGCCCAAGGAATAGCTGTCAGAATACCTGAAAGAATCAACAAACTTATTTTGAATGTTTCTGCGGCCAAAAATCCGGCCTCTGCCTTAGCAGAAACTGCTAAAAAGGACAACATCCCCGAAAAAACCTCTGAAAGAAGAGAATACTGGATTAAACATTTAACTCATGATCCAAAAAATATTGCTTCGATAGAAAAGTCCGGATTTCAGAAGAATACACTTGACGCCGAGGACGAATACCGCGCCTTAAAATCAATCACGGCTTTTGATTTCCGCGATCAATTGAACAAAATAGACTGCCCGACTCTGATTACCAGTGGGATTTACGATCCGGTTAATCCACCAGCAAAAGGCGAAATTCTTCATAAATTGATTAAGAACAATCAGTTTTCCAAATTCCCATCCGGTCATCTTCTGCGACTGGAATGTGCAGCCCAATACAAAGAGACGGTTCTGGATTTCCTGCGTAAATAA
- a CDS encoding NAD(P)H-dependent oxidoreductase has product MRITIIYSYPNNKGFNTSILKQVKDNLSTKHQVTIIDLYAEGFDPVLHFDHIHQRRFLKDDPSLENYRKQINDSNLLIFIFPIWWSGMPAILKGFIDRTFAKGYAYSYKGLLPIGHLKGKKAWIITTNDTPFLYVHLVQKDYGKILSRQVLKMCGIKTIKRSTAYYLRASSLKKRQSFLRKIGLYSQRI; this is encoded by the coding sequence ATGCGGATCACGATCATCTATTCCTATCCAAATAATAAGGGTTTCAATACCAGTATTCTTAAACAAGTTAAGGACAATTTGTCCACAAAGCATCAGGTAACAATCATCGACCTATACGCTGAAGGATTTGATCCGGTACTGCATTTTGATCATATACACCAAAGACGTTTTCTAAAAGATGATCCTAGTCTAGAAAATTATCGTAAACAAATTAATGATAGCAATCTGCTAATATTTATCTTTCCAATTTGGTGGTCGGGAATGCCGGCTATTTTAAAAGGATTTATCGATCGAACGTTTGCTAAGGGCTACGCTTATTCATATAAGGGTCTGCTTCCTATCGGACATTTAAAGGGCAAAAAGGCTTGGATAATTACGACGAACGATACTCCTTTTCTATATGTTCATTTAGTTCAAAAAGATTATGGAAAAATTCTCAGCAGGCAAGTACTGAAGATGTGCGGTATTAAAACAATCAAGCGATCTACCGCTTACTATTTACGTGCTTCTTCATTAAAGAAACGTCAATCCTTTCTTCGTAAAATTGGACTTTATAGCCAACGAATATAA
- a CDS encoding serine acetyltransferase, producing the protein MFTAAKFIQQHDPADPGIWEILLTYSGFHAVGFYRIAHYFWQHKHRLLAMLISHWGKKATGVEIHPAAVIGKNLFIDHGLGVVIGETAVIGNQVTILQNVTLGSRRPIPGLRHPHIADNVFIGANAQILGAVKIGEYAKIGAGSVVLNNVPAHRTIVGNPGRLVD; encoded by the coding sequence ATGTTTACTGCCGCTAAATTTATTCAGCAACACGATCCGGCTGATCCTGGTATTTGGGAAATTTTGTTAACCTATTCCGGCTTTCATGCCGTCGGTTTTTATCGGATTGCCCATTATTTTTGGCAGCACAAACATCGTTTACTCGCGATGTTGATTTCTCACTGGGGCAAAAAAGCAACCGGTGTTGAAATTCATCCTGCCGCAGTAATTGGCAAAAACCTTTTTATCGATCATGGATTGGGTGTAGTGATTGGTGAAACAGCTGTAATTGGTAACCAGGTTACGATTTTACAAAATGTAACTCTTGGCTCGCGGCGGCCAATACCTGGTTTGCGTCATCCCCACATTGCCGATAATGTTTTTATCGGTGCCAACGCTCAAATTTTGGGAGCTGTTAAAATTGGCGAGTACGCAAAAATCGGGGCTGGAAGCGTCGTTTTGAATAACGTGCCGGCCCATCGAACGATCGTCGGTAATCCCGGTAGATTAGTCGACTAA